A single genomic interval of Oryzomonas sagensis harbors:
- the tsaE gene encoding tRNA (adenosine(37)-N6)-threonylcarbamoyltransferase complex ATPase subunit type 1 TsaE, with amino-acid sequence MIEETFHTSSPGETEELGRQLGALLEQGAFLALRGELGGGKTCFTRGVVQAVAPESAHLVASPTFAIMNQYPGRVPIYHFDFYRMAGEADIDDLGFTEYLQGEGVCIVEWSERLKDLLPADHLRITFRYDGDDRRSITLEARGTSSEILLSRLLKRIQGDKISLT; translated from the coding sequence GTGATCGAAGAGACCTTCCACACCAGTTCGCCCGGCGAAACCGAGGAATTGGGACGGCAGCTGGGGGCGCTGCTGGAACAGGGCGCTTTCCTGGCGCTGCGGGGTGAACTGGGAGGGGGCAAGACCTGTTTCACCCGCGGCGTGGTTCAGGCAGTTGCCCCGGAGAGTGCCCATCTGGTGGCCAGCCCCACCTTTGCCATCATGAATCAGTACCCCGGCCGCGTACCGATCTATCACTTCGACTTCTACCGCATGGCAGGAGAGGCAGATATCGACGACCTGGGCTTCACGGAGTACCTCCAGGGGGAAGGCGTCTGTATCGTGGAATGGTCCGAGCGCCTGAAAGACCTGCTCCCCGCCGATCATCTGCGTATTACGTTCCGCTATGACGGCGACGACCGGCGCAGCATCACCCTGGAAGCGAGGGGAACATCCTCGGAGATTCTGTTGTCACGCTTGCTAAAGCGTATACAAGGCGATAAAATTTCTTTGACCTGA
- a CDS encoding CBS domain-containing protein, with translation MQTVADIMTKDVVTVKKETNLRELSGIFETRRFGSLPVVDEAGNLTGIVTSSDLIEQGRNLHIPTVISIFDWVIPLQGERTLEREVQKMTAQTVGEICSGDVVTIAPTDPVSTAADIMSDRKLHALPVVEGHKLVGIVSRIDIIRNLVPK, from the coding sequence ATGCAGACCGTAGCCGACATCATGACCAAAGACGTCGTCACCGTGAAAAAAGAGACCAACCTGCGGGAATTGTCGGGGATATTCGAGACCCGTCGCTTCGGCAGCCTGCCGGTGGTGGACGAAGCCGGAAACCTGACCGGCATCGTGACCTCCTCCGATCTGATCGAACAGGGGCGCAACCTGCATATCCCCACGGTCATTTCCATCTTCGATTGGGTGATCCCCCTGCAGGGGGAACGGACCCTGGAGCGCGAGGTGCAGAAGATGACCGCCCAGACCGTGGGGGAGATCTGCTCCGGCGACGTGGTGACGATCGCCCCCACCGACCCGGTCAGCACGGCCGCCGACATCATGAGCGACCGCAAACTGCATGCGCTGCCGGTGGTTGAGGGGCACAAGCTGGTGGGGATCGTCTCCCGCATCGACATCATCCGCAATCTGGTCCCGAAGTGA
- a CDS encoding NAD(P)H-hydrate dehydratase: MKVIAAQTMQELDRQAIQEHGIPGLELMEHAGHACMEAIFHEFGYTGDKRAFIFAGRGNNGGDGYVIARLLLQSGWQVRVCILAERDRIGGDAAINLERLPPAAVSYCTVPGQLAGLFREELSQADVVVDALFGTGLNSEVAGIHREAVELINTAGCPILAVDIPSGIHGTSGRVLGRAVRATVTVTFAAAKLGHVLYPGADHTGRLVVADIGIPAELVENASGCEFLTADSIAPLLRRRDRQAHKGHFGHCLIVAGSRGKTGAAALSANSAVRAGSGLVTLAVPESLNPILEVKTTEAMTVPLGDSGCGYLTGSTFPAIEGLLPGKDALAIGPGLGQHPATVALVHALLKTVALPLVIDADGLNAVAQDANCLLEKKSTHVVLTPHPGEMARLMGATIADVETDRIATARKFAAAFGVHLILKGSRTIIVAPDGSTAINGSGNPGMASGGMGDVLTGIIASLLGQGYNCHDACRLGVFIHGYAADLVARDKGEIGMSAGDVQEKLPYAYHNLLPLPKENSVCRP, encoded by the coding sequence ATGAAGGTCATAGCGGCGCAGACCATGCAGGAGTTGGACCGGCAGGCCATCCAGGAGCACGGCATACCGGGGCTGGAGTTGATGGAACATGCCGGCCACGCCTGCATGGAGGCCATCTTCCACGAGTTCGGCTATACGGGGGACAAGCGGGCCTTCATCTTTGCCGGCCGGGGCAATAACGGCGGCGACGGTTACGTCATCGCACGCCTGCTGCTGCAAAGCGGCTGGCAGGTCCGGGTCTGCATCCTGGCGGAACGGGACCGGATCGGCGGCGATGCGGCCATCAACCTTGAGCGGTTGCCGCCGGCCGCGGTCTCCTACTGCACCGTCCCGGGACAACTGGCGGGGCTGTTTCGAGAAGAGCTCAGCCAGGCCGATGTCGTCGTGGATGCCCTTTTCGGAACCGGCCTGAATAGCGAAGTTGCCGGCATCCACCGGGAAGCGGTGGAGTTGATCAATACTGCCGGGTGTCCGATACTGGCGGTAGACATCCCTTCCGGCATCCACGGGACGTCCGGCCGGGTGTTGGGGCGCGCGGTGCGGGCGACCGTCACCGTCACCTTTGCCGCCGCAAAACTGGGGCACGTCCTGTATCCTGGCGCCGACCACACCGGCCGCCTGGTGGTGGCCGACATCGGCATCCCGGCCGAACTCGTGGAGAACGCCTCCGGTTGCGAATTCCTCACCGCCGACAGCATCGCCCCCCTGCTGCGCCGCCGCGACCGTCAGGCCCACAAGGGGCATTTCGGCCACTGCCTGATCGTCGCCGGGTCCCGCGGCAAGACCGGCGCCGCCGCGCTCTCCGCCAACAGCGCCGTGCGGGCCGGTTCCGGTCTGGTGACCCTGGCGGTCCCGGAAAGCCTCAACCCTATTCTGGAGGTAAAGACCACCGAAGCCATGACCGTTCCCCTGGGCGATTCCGGCTGCGGCTACCTGACCGGCAGCACATTTCCCGCCATCGAAGGACTGCTCCCCGGCAAGGATGCCCTGGCCATCGGCCCCGGCCTGGGCCAGCACCCTGCCACCGTCGCCCTGGTGCATGCCCTGTTGAAAACAGTCGCCCTCCCCCTGGTGATCGACGCCGATGGCCTGAATGCCGTGGCTCAGGACGCGAACTGCCTGCTGGAGAAGAAAAGCACTCATGTCGTGTTGACCCCCCACCCGGGAGAGATGGCCCGCCTGATGGGGGCCACCATCGCAGACGTGGAAACCGACCGCATCGCCACGGCCCGAAAGTTTGCCGCCGCCTTCGGCGTTCACCTGATCCTCAAGGGTTCCCGCACCATCATCGTCGCACCGGACGGTAGCACGGCCATCAACGGCAGCGGCAATCCGGGCATGGCCAGCGGCGGCATGGGGGACGTGCTGACCGGCATCATCGCCTCACTCCTGGGCCAGGGGTACAACTGCCATGATGCCTGCCGCCTGGGGGTCTTCATCCACGGCTACGCCGCCGATCTGGTGGCCCGGGACAAAGGGGAGATCGGCATGAGCGCCGGCGACGTGCAGGAAAAGCTCCCCTATGCCTACCACAATCTACTACCGTTACCCAAGGAGAACAGCGTATGCAGACCGTAG
- a CDS encoding holo-[acyl-carrier-protein] synthase, whose product MISGIGIDTVEIGRFRRFLEDGNQAIIARIFTREERDRCSVRKDAASCYAARFAAKEAFLKALGSGLRDGISWHDMEVVNNESGKPDLRLTGQAHKIFTERGLGTSFLSLSHDGGQAVAMVVLEAP is encoded by the coding sequence ATGATCTCCGGCATCGGCATCGATACGGTGGAGATCGGCCGCTTCCGGCGTTTCCTGGAAGACGGCAACCAGGCGATCATCGCACGGATCTTCACCCGGGAGGAACGGGACCGGTGCAGCGTTCGCAAGGATGCCGCCTCATGCTACGCCGCCCGCTTCGCCGCCAAGGAGGCCTTCCTGAAGGCATTGGGCAGCGGCCTGCGCGACGGCATTTCCTGGCACGACATGGAGGTCGTCAACAACGAGTCGGGCAAACCGGATCTCCGGCTCACGGGCCAGGCACACAAAATTTTCACGGAGAGGGGACTGGGGACGTCATTCCTCTCCCTGTCCCATGACGGCGGACAGGCCGTTGCCATGGTAGTGCTGGAGGCACCATGA
- a CDS encoding pyridoxine 5'-phosphate synthase, which produces MAKLGLNVDHIATVRQARGGLEPDPVTAAAMGELAGAEGITIHLREDRRHIQDRDLEILRQTVKTKLNLEMAATQEMVRIALRVKPEQVTLVPEKRQELTTEGGLDVILNIKAVTDAVKRLRDNGIIVSLFIDPNQEQIKAANKTGADYIEIHTGSYAEARDWALQEKELEAVDTAIKLARKVGLGVNAGHGLNYVNIKAITALGGIEEFNIGHAIISRAMLVGLDRAVRDMVELIKYA; this is translated from the coding sequence GTGGCAAAACTGGGATTGAACGTCGATCATATCGCAACCGTGCGTCAGGCCCGGGGCGGGTTGGAACCCGATCCGGTGACGGCGGCCGCCATGGGGGAATTGGCCGGGGCCGAGGGGATCACCATCCATCTGCGGGAGGACCGGCGGCACATTCAGGACCGGGACCTGGAGATCCTGCGCCAGACCGTGAAGACCAAGTTGAACCTGGAGATGGCCGCGACTCAGGAGATGGTGCGCATCGCCCTGAGGGTGAAGCCGGAGCAGGTCACCCTGGTGCCGGAGAAACGCCAGGAGTTGACCACCGAGGGGGGGCTGGACGTCATCCTCAATATCAAGGCCGTCACCGACGCCGTCAAACGCCTGCGGGACAACGGCATCATCGTCAGCCTGTTCATCGACCCGAATCAGGAACAAATCAAGGCCGCCAACAAAACCGGCGCCGATTACATCGAGATTCATACCGGCTCCTATGCCGAGGCCCGGGACTGGGCCCTGCAGGAGAAGGAGCTGGAGGCCGTCGATACCGCCATCAAGCTGGCCCGCAAGGTCGGCCTGGGGGTCAATGCCGGACACGGGCTCAACTACGTCAACATCAAGGCGATTACCGCCCTGGGCGGCATCGAGGAATTCAACATCGGCCACGCCATCATCTCCCGCGCCATGCTGGTCGGCCTCGACCGGGCCGTACGCGACATGGTCGAGTTGATCAAGTACGCATGA
- the glmM gene encoding phosphoglucosamine mutase — translation MKKLFGTDGVRGVANIYPMTSEIAMQLGRAAAYIFKRADKRRHRIVIGKDTRLSGYMLENALVAGICSMGVDVLVVGPLPTPGIANITSSMRADAGVVISASHNDFQDNGIKFFSADGFKLPDEIELKIENLIETNHIDSLRPTATEVGKAFRIDDAAGRYIVFLKNTFPPEMDLSGLKIVLDCANGAAYKVAPAVFEELGAEVIPLGVKPNGTNINAGCGSLHPEVISKAVKEHRADIGIALDGDADRVIVCDEFGNEVDGDHIMAICATDMLRRNTLKKNTLVATVMSNMGLDIAVRKAGGTVIKTAVGDRYVVEEMRKGGYNLGGEQSGHMIFLDHSTTGDGILSALQLLAVMRREGKPLSELAKLMIALPQVLVNTRVAEKKDIMTIPEIAARIGDVEKKLGSEGRVLIRYSGTEPLLRVMIEGQDKYEITTWANEIAELVKLHIGE, via the coding sequence GTGAAAAAACTCTTCGGGACCGATGGCGTTCGCGGCGTTGCCAATATCTATCCCATGACCAGCGAAATAGCCATGCAGCTGGGCCGGGCCGCGGCATACATCTTTAAACGCGCCGACAAGCGGCGGCACCGCATCGTCATCGGCAAGGACACCCGCCTGTCGGGCTACATGCTGGAAAACGCCCTGGTGGCGGGCATCTGCTCCATGGGGGTGGATGTACTCGTGGTAGGACCGCTCCCCACGCCGGGTATCGCCAACATCACCTCATCCATGCGGGCCGATGCCGGCGTGGTCATCTCGGCATCCCACAACGACTTCCAGGACAACGGCATCAAGTTCTTCTCCGCCGACGGTTTCAAACTGCCGGACGAAATCGAACTGAAGATCGAGAACCTGATCGAAACGAATCACATCGACTCCCTGCGCCCAACCGCAACCGAGGTGGGCAAGGCCTTCCGCATCGACGATGCCGCCGGCCGCTACATCGTATTCCTCAAGAACACCTTTCCCCCGGAGATGGACCTGTCGGGCCTCAAAATCGTTCTGGATTGCGCCAACGGCGCCGCCTACAAGGTGGCCCCGGCCGTCTTCGAGGAGTTGGGGGCCGAGGTGATCCCCCTGGGAGTAAAGCCGAACGGCACCAACATCAATGCCGGGTGCGGCTCGCTCCACCCGGAGGTGATCAGCAAAGCCGTCAAGGAACACCGGGCCGACATCGGCATTGCCCTGGACGGCGACGCCGATCGGGTAATCGTCTGCGACGAATTCGGCAACGAGGTGGACGGCGACCATATCATGGCGATCTGCGCCACGGACATGTTGCGCCGCAACACCCTGAAGAAGAATACCCTGGTGGCCACCGTCATGAGCAACATGGGGTTGGACATCGCCGTCAGAAAGGCGGGCGGTACGGTGATCAAAACCGCCGTAGGCGACCGCTACGTGGTTGAGGAGATGCGCAAGGGGGGGTACAATCTGGGAGGTGAGCAGTCCGGGCACATGATCTTCCTGGACCACAGCACCACCGGCGATGGTATCCTCTCGGCGCTCCAGCTTCTGGCGGTCATGCGCCGCGAGGGGAAACCGCTCTCCGAACTGGCCAAACTGATGATCGCCCTTCCCCAGGTGCTGGTCAACACGCGGGTCGCCGAAAAGAAAGACATCATGACCATCCCCGAGATCGCCGCCAGGATTGGCGACGTGGAAAAGAAGCTGGGAAGCGAGGGGCGCGTACTGATCCGCTATTCCGGCACCGAACCGCTCCTGCGGGTCATGATCGAGGGACAGGACAAGTACGAGATCACCACTTGGGCCAACGAGATCGCGGAGCTGGTGAAGCTGCATATCGGGGAGTAG
- a CDS encoding CdaR family protein, translating into MTWSLAAVKRRCMRNASLKILSLMLAVCIWSFTSLSRETRFELVLPVELRNTPPGYSVAPPLPGEVHFTLTGPSILVDGARRANSSVILNLRGARPGKAVFAHLETNLKLPEGIRVTRISPAVLEIDLIRTQMNSDQGDRKP; encoded by the coding sequence ATGACCTGGAGCCTTGCCGCCGTCAAACGCCGCTGCATGCGAAACGCAAGCCTCAAGATTCTCAGCCTCATGCTGGCGGTCTGCATCTGGAGCTTTACGTCCCTTTCCCGGGAAACCCGCTTTGAGCTGGTCCTGCCCGTGGAGTTGCGCAACACTCCACCCGGCTACAGCGTGGCTCCGCCACTGCCGGGCGAGGTGCATTTCACCCTGACCGGGCCGTCAATCCTGGTCGACGGCGCACGGCGCGCCAATTCCAGCGTCATCCTTAACCTGCGGGGCGCCAGGCCCGGGAAGGCCGTCTTTGCCCATTTGGAAACCAACCTGAAGCTGCCGGAGGGGATCCGGGTGACCCGCATCTCGCCGGCAGTGCTGGAAATAGACCTGATCAGAACACAGATGAATTCAGACCAAGGAGATCGAAAACCGTGA
- the cdaA gene encoding diadenylate cyclase CdaA has protein sequence MPGLLDNSTLLDLGDILIVAVLVYHFSLVLKKDAAVRLLIFLLLFFSCFYMAQLSGFSSTTWLLRTIFSSALIILAIIFQGDIRRAILSLGRRPVPANTQDETTETIEELVRAVGEMSKKRIGALIVIVRRLPIDHLVEVGTEIDAKVTSELLNSIFLPYSPIHDGAVIIHNGKLTKAGCLLPLSKNPDIAKSFGTRHRAALGLSELVDALVMVVSEETGNISLVHDGKIYYDLEQAEIRRMLRKSLDFMRLHTAAPAGEAVKP, from the coding sequence ATGCCTGGTTTGCTCGACAACAGCACCCTGCTCGACCTCGGCGACATCCTTATCGTGGCTGTCCTTGTCTATCATTTTTCCCTTGTTCTGAAAAAGGACGCCGCCGTCAGGCTCCTGATCTTTCTGCTGCTGTTCTTCTCCTGCTTCTACATGGCGCAACTCTCCGGCTTTTCCTCCACGACCTGGCTGCTGCGCACCATATTTTCCTCGGCACTGATCATTTTGGCCATCATCTTCCAGGGGGATATCCGCCGGGCCATCCTTTCCCTGGGGCGTCGTCCCGTCCCCGCCAATACCCAGGACGAGACGACCGAAACCATCGAGGAACTGGTCAGGGCGGTCGGTGAGATGTCGAAGAAGCGGATCGGGGCGCTGATCGTCATCGTGCGCCGCCTGCCCATCGATCACCTGGTCGAAGTGGGCACCGAGATCGACGCCAAGGTGACCAGCGAACTGCTCAACTCGATCTTCCTCCCCTACTCCCCGATCCATGACGGGGCGGTGATCATCCACAACGGAAAGCTCACCAAGGCCGGCTGCCTGCTGCCGTTGTCCAAAAACCCGGACATCGCCAAGAGCTTCGGCACGCGGCACCGGGCGGCACTGGGATTATCCGAACTCGTGGACGCCCTGGTCATGGTGGTCTCGGAAGAGACCGGCAACATTTCGCTGGTGCATGACGGCAAAATCTACTACGACCTGGAACAGGCTGAAATACGGCGCATGCTGCGAAAATCCCTGGATTTCATGCGCCTCCATACCGCGGCCCCGGCCGGAGAGGCGGTAAAACCATGA
- the folP gene encoding dihydropteroate synthase, producing MKTWKTARRDLLLDRPLIMGILNATPDSFSDGGSFIDPHKAVEHALEMEAEGADIIDIGGESTRPGAPAVPAAEELRRVAPIIEHLAGRLSRPISVDTWKSEVARGALAAGAEIINDISGFGFDPAMAPLAAESGAGVVLQHTRGTPDRMQTCTDYEDLLGEVIAGLRSSVDSAVTAGVERERIVIDPGIGFAKDTAGNLELLRRLRELTSLGLPLLVGTSRKTFIGKTLGRETGERMVGTAATVALAVANGASIVRVHDVREMRDAADMAHAIITS from the coding sequence CTGAAAACGTGGAAAACGGCGCGGCGCGATTTACTGCTCGATCGCCCGCTCATCATGGGCATCCTCAACGCGACACCCGATTCCTTTTCAGACGGCGGCAGCTTCATCGATCCGCACAAGGCGGTAGAACACGCCCTGGAGATGGAGGCCGAGGGGGCCGACATCATCGATATCGGCGGAGAGAGCACCCGGCCGGGCGCTCCTGCGGTTCCGGCCGCAGAAGAGTTGCGCCGGGTCGCACCGATCATTGAGCACCTTGCGGGGAGGCTCTCCCGCCCCATTTCAGTGGACACATGGAAGAGCGAAGTGGCCCGGGGAGCGCTTGCCGCCGGAGCCGAGATCATCAACGACATCAGCGGCTTCGGCTTTGATCCCGCCATGGCGCCCTTGGCGGCGGAGAGCGGCGCCGGCGTGGTCTTGCAGCATACCCGCGGCACGCCCGACAGGATGCAGACCTGCACCGACTACGAGGATCTGCTGGGCGAGGTCATTGCCGGGTTGCGCAGCTCGGTGGACAGCGCCGTTACGGCCGGGGTCGAACGGGAACGGATCGTCATCGACCCCGGTATCGGTTTTGCCAAAGATACCGCCGGCAACCTCGAACTCCTGCGGCGGCTGCGGGAGCTCACCAGCCTCGGCCTGCCGCTCCTGGTGGGGACCTCCCGCAAGACGTTCATCGGCAAGACGCTGGGGCGGGAGACAGGGGAACGCATGGTCGGCACCGCCGCAACCGTCGCACTGGCCGTTGCCAACGGGGCCTCCATTGTACGGGTGCACGACGTCCGCGAGATGCGTGACGCCGCGGACATGGCCCATGCAATTATCACTAGCTGA
- the ftsH gene encoding ATP-dependent zinc metalloprotease FtsH — protein sequence MNQFYKNLALWLVISLMMILLFNMFNKPRPTADKINFSDFIAQVDAGKITSVTIQGNDITGKFEGKDGKEFRTYKPYSDADLTEKLLDKKVTIIAKPEEEKFSWFSIFISWFPLLLLVGIWIFFMRQMQVGGGKAMSFGKSRAKLLTESQGKITFEDVAGIEEAKEELNEIIAFLKDPKKFTKLGGRIPKGVLLMGPPGTGKTLLARAIAGEAGVPFFSISGSDFVEMFVGVGASRVRDLFLQGKKSAPCIIFIDEIDAVGRHRGAGLGGGHDEREQTLNQLLVEMDGFESNEGVILIAATNRPDVLDPALLRPGRFDRQVVVPRPDVKGREMILKVHAKKVPLSPDVDLAVIARGTPGFSGADLANVVNEAALLAARVDKAVVESSDFDNAKDKVLMGVERRSMVISDEEKKSTAYHEAGHTLVAKLVPGTDPVHKVSIIPRGRALGVTMQLPIEDKHSYSREALLARIAVLMGGRAAEDLIFNTFTTGAGNDIEQATEMARKMVCEWGMSDKMGPLSFGKKDEQIFLGREMSTHKNYSEATAVEIDTEIKRIVDGGYERALTLLKENIKSLHNLSECLIEKENLTGAEVDEIIDAGTPIYGHDGKQTAGEEAAAQAQQHTTDLKA from the coding sequence GTGAACCAATTTTATAAAAATCTCGCACTCTGGCTCGTCATCAGCTTGATGATGATCCTGCTCTTCAACATGTTCAACAAACCGCGCCCGACGGCTGACAAGATCAATTTCAGCGATTTCATCGCCCAGGTGGACGCCGGCAAGATCACCTCCGTCACCATCCAAGGCAACGACATCACCGGCAAATTCGAGGGTAAGGACGGCAAGGAGTTCCGCACCTACAAGCCCTACTCCGACGCGGACCTGACCGAGAAACTCCTGGACAAAAAGGTCACCATCATCGCCAAACCGGAAGAAGAAAAATTCTCCTGGTTCTCGATCTTCATCTCCTGGTTCCCGCTGCTGCTCCTGGTGGGCATCTGGATCTTTTTCATGCGCCAGATGCAGGTCGGCGGCGGCAAGGCCATGTCCTTCGGCAAGAGCCGGGCAAAACTCCTGACGGAAAGCCAAGGCAAGATCACCTTCGAGGATGTGGCCGGCATCGAAGAGGCCAAGGAGGAGTTGAACGAGATCATCGCCTTCCTGAAGGACCCCAAGAAGTTCACCAAGCTGGGGGGCAGAATCCCCAAGGGGGTGCTGCTGATGGGCCCTCCGGGCACCGGCAAGACCCTGCTGGCCCGGGCCATCGCCGGAGAGGCGGGCGTCCCCTTCTTCTCCATCTCCGGCTCGGATTTCGTGGAGATGTTCGTCGGCGTCGGCGCCAGCCGGGTGCGTGACCTGTTCCTCCAGGGCAAAAAAAGCGCCCCCTGCATCATCTTCATCGATGAGATCGACGCCGTGGGCCGCCACCGCGGGGCCGGCCTGGGCGGCGGCCACGACGAGCGCGAACAGACCCTCAACCAGTTGCTGGTGGAGATGGACGGCTTTGAGTCCAACGAAGGTGTCATCCTGATTGCAGCCACGAACCGTCCCGACGTACTCGATCCGGCCCTATTGCGTCCCGGCCGTTTCGACCGCCAGGTCGTGGTGCCCCGCCCCGACGTCAAGGGGCGCGAGATGATCCTCAAGGTACACGCCAAGAAGGTACCACTCTCGCCCGATGTGGATCTGGCGGTCATCGCCCGCGGCACTCCCGGTTTCTCCGGGGCCGATCTGGCCAACGTGGTCAACGAGGCGGCGCTTCTGGCGGCGCGGGTGGACAAGGCCGTTGTGGAATCCAGCGATTTCGACAATGCCAAGGACAAGGTGCTCATGGGCGTGGAACGGCGCAGCATGGTCATCTCGGACGAAGAGAAGAAGAGCACCGCCTACCACGAGGCGGGCCATACCCTGGTGGCCAAACTGGTTCCGGGCACCGATCCGGTCCACAAGGTATCCATCATCCCCCGTGGCCGCGCCCTGGGCGTCACCATGCAGCTCCCCATCGAGGACAAGCACAGTTACTCGCGGGAGGCACTTCTGGCCCGCATTGCCGTGCTGATGGGCGGCCGGGCGGCCGAGGACCTCATCTTCAATACCTTTACCACCGGCGCCGGCAACGATATCGAACAGGCCACCGAGATGGCCCGCAAGATGGTCTGCGAATGGGGCATGAGCGACAAGATGGGGCCGCTCTCCTTCGGCAAGAAAGACGAACAGATCTTCCTGGGCCGGGAGATGTCCACCCACAAGAACTACAGCGAAGCCACCGCCGTGGAGATCGACACCGAGATCAAGCGTATCGTCGATGGTGGTTATGAACGGGCCCTGACCCTGCTCAAGGAAAACATCAAGAGTCTGCACAACCTCTCGGAATGCCTGATCGAAAAGGAAAACCTGACCGGGGCCGAGGTGGACGAGATCATTGACGCCGGTACACCGATCTATGGCCACGACGGCAAGCAGACGGCCGGAGAAGAAGCGGCGGCACAGGCGCAGCAGCATACCACCGACCTCAAGGCTTGA
- the tilS gene encoding tRNA lysidine(34) synthetase TilS, translated as MTDISAMLPPRVARTIREQRLFEPGDTIIVALSGGADSTALLDLLSRLPGLSPRLVAAHLNHCLRGPESDRDEEFVRSLAVRYRIPLECRRVDVKAYAHREQLNLEDAGRRARIAFLDELRHSWQATAVALAHHADDQAETVLMRLLRGAGPGGLAGMSYRNGRGFIRPLLGLSRAELVAYLTERGLTWREDASNRDTTFLRNRIRHELLPMLEGYNPAIRERLAATAAVLSDEHALLNQLTSAIVDQTCAPDDDTFACPVSILSEQPPALRRRLFRLLLERQAGNLNHFSNRHIAALEHLLESSQPNATLNLPQGITAVREYDTLLIRRRTESEPPAPAPAVELEIAGAGQYRLPGGATLTLSPVAAPTGVEPLAAGTALFDPDRVPFPWRVRMFQNGDRITPFGMTGSKKVKELFIDAKVPRSKRCAVPLLFCGDTLIWVCGLRTSQLARLDGASTRAIMAVFSET; from the coding sequence ATGACCGATATCTCCGCCATGCTCCCCCCACGGGTCGCCCGCACCATCCGCGAGCAGAGGCTTTTTGAGCCGGGCGACACCATCATCGTAGCCCTCTCGGGCGGGGCCGATTCCACAGCCCTGCTTGATCTGCTTTCCCGTCTGCCGGGGCTTTCGCCGCGGCTCGTGGCGGCCCACCTGAACCATTGCCTGCGCGGCCCGGAATCGGACCGGGACGAGGAATTCGTCCGTTCCCTTGCCGTCCGGTACCGCATCCCCCTGGAATGCCGCCGGGTGGATGTGAAAGCATATGCCCACAGGGAACAACTCAACCTCGAAGATGCGGGCCGGCGGGCGCGCATCGCCTTTCTCGACGAACTTCGCCACTCATGGCAGGCAACAGCGGTCGCGCTGGCGCACCACGCCGACGACCAGGCCGAGACCGTTTTGATGCGCCTCCTGCGGGGAGCAGGTCCGGGCGGCCTGGCCGGCATGTCCTACCGGAACGGTCGAGGCTTCATCCGCCCCCTGCTGGGGCTCAGCCGGGCCGAACTCGTGGCCTACCTGACGGAGCGCGGCCTCACGTGGCGCGAAGACGCCAGCAACCGGGACACGACATTTCTGCGCAATCGCATCCGCCATGAACTGCTCCCCATGCTGGAAGGGTACAATCCGGCCATCCGGGAACGCCTGGCCGCAACCGCCGCCGTGCTGTCGGATGAACATGCGCTCCTCAATCAGCTCACGAGTGCGATCGTCGACCAGACCTGTGCCCCGGATGACGATACGTTTGCCTGCCCTGTCTCAATCCTGTCGGAACAACCGCCGGCACTGCGTCGCAGGCTTTTCCGCCTGCTGCTGGAACGCCAGGCCGGTAATCTGAACCACTTCTCGAATCGGCATATCGCCGCCCTTGAGCACCTATTGGAGTCATCCCAGCCCAATGCGACCCTGAACCTGCCCCAAGGCATCACCGCCGTGCGCGAGTACGACACGCTGCTCATACGGCGCAGAACCGAATCCGAGCCGCCGGCGCCGGCACCCGCAGTTGAACTGGAGATCGCGGGCGCCGGACAGTACCGGCTTCCCGGCGGAGCAACCCTGACGCTGAGCCCTGTTGCCGCGCCGACCGGCGTCGAACCGCTCGCGGCCGGCACCGCCCTCTTCGATCCGGACCGCGTCCCCTTTCCCTGGCGCGTGCGCATGTTCCAAAACGGTGACCGAATCACCCCCTTCGGCATGACCGGCAGCAAAAAGGTCAAGGAGCTTTTCATCGACGCCAAGGTCCCCCGCTCCAAGCGATGCGCCGTCCCCTTGCTCTTCTGCGGCGACACCCTGATCTGGGTCTGCGGCCTGCGCACCTCGCAGCTTGCCCGCCTTGACGGCGCCTCCACCCGCGCCATCATGGCGGTGTTCTCGGAGACGTGA